TCTTCGATTATCGTATGCCGCACTAATCGTCTCCCCTGCCCCTAACAGCCCATTTTCTTCCTCCACTTTCCAAGTCGACCGATTCAAACGGTAATAACGAGATCTTCCGTTCTCCTTCACCACGTATTTCTGCACCATTTCCCCCGAGGCTTGATTGTAAATGACATAGAGGGAATCGGCATCAACAGCATAAAAATAAGCATCACGACGCATATCTTCCTTGTCATACATTCGATTCACTCGTTCTTTATAAAACTGTGTGGAATAATTATCCGGATCCGGCCCCATATTAGACTCCGTACGAACAGGATAGGTCGAGAAGAAAGTTTGCTCATAATAAGCGTCCTGTCCAAACCCATAATTCGGATCAAATTCACCGGAGGCAATCGTGTTCAGAATTTCCCAAATTCCTTCACTACTTTCCCCTTTCATCACTACATTGCACACTTCATGCGGATCAGTTGCCAAGGCGTAATGCCCTACCTTACCCTCTATAATCATCGTACAGTATTTTTCAGCCTCTTTCCAGTATTCCGGCTTATTCTCCACGGCTGCCCTCCACGCATAGAGTTGAGCCAAAAGAGCGGCGGCAGCTCCCTTACTAGCATATTGTTTGGAAGTACGAGGCTTACCATACCCATCCGTTAATTCCTCGTAAATAGGCAGTTCAAAAGCGATTAGCGCACTCTTTTCAACCTCGTCAAACACCTCTGACACAGGACTTTGTGGAACAGGAGGGTAATTCACGTAATCGGTCACTATCGGGACTTCTCCCCATTCCCGGGCGAGTTCAAAATACCCGATAGCTCGGGCAAAATGAGCTTGTTGCAAATAAGGACGTAATTCTTCTTCCGATATCTCAAAACGATGGGCATTATCAAGAAGCATGTGCGCTTGTTCTATAATGGCATAGCACGAGGATACACTACACTCGTACCGAGAAGGGGCCATACTCCGATAGGCATCAATTTGGTAATCATACACATCTACCAACAGTCCCGCTCCACAATGTGCCGTAGCAACATAATACATTGCTCCCATCGGCATTTTGATCATTTTTATTTTGCGCTCGCAACCGGCTAATATCGCTTCCGCATCCTGAACGGTTTTAAAATAATTTGTATAAGTCACACTATTTTCCGGTTCTACCTCCAGAACACCTTCGCATCCCGTATTCCACAAAGCAGAAAACAAAAGTAAATAAATAAAAATCTTTTTCATGCACGTTAAAAGTTAAGCGTTAAACCGATTGTCCATTTCTGAGGAAGAGGATATTGTCCTCCATCATCCACTCCCGTGTAGACACTAATGACCTCCGGATTCCCCCCAGAATAATTGCTCCAGTAAAAAATATTTTCACCCGTAACAAAAACACGAGCCTCGCTCAATCGTATTTTCTTCACGAATTGCTTAGGAAGATTATACCCCAACGTGATTTGTTTCAAGCTCACACTATTCACTTTTTCTATCTGGGAACGTAAAGACTCCGCATAGGTCCCAATACGTCCATACGTCGTGTTATCTCCTTCTTTCGACCAAAAAGAGACACCACGCAAGTCTACAAACACGGGATTACCTTGAGTTAAAGTCCACGCATTATTATTTCGCATCTGTCTACTTAACGTGATATTAAACAAAACATTCAAATCGAAATTTTTCCACGAAATCTCGTTCGCCCACCCACCATGAGCCATGGGGAGAGACGTACCATAAAACATGCGATCCTTATTATTTATCACTCCATCTCCATTAAGATCCATGATCTTGGGAGTCCCGACCAGATTACTATAACCCGTTTTCGCACTTATCGTGATGAGACGATCATTCGACAGGTATTTCTCATCTCCCTGCATATTATAATATCGGGGCACCTCATCCTCATTCTGGAAATAACCGTCATCCACATACACGTTGAACGCATTTACCGGCCTTCCCTGTATAAGATTACCTATATCCCGCCCGTTAGCCGATTTTTCAAAACGGTTCCAATTTCGCGAAACATTAAATTTTGTACGCCACTTCACTGCCGATTCCCGAAAAATATCAGCCTGCACGTCAAACTCGATACCCTCGTTGGATACCTCCAACGCATTTTGCATTTGTGTGGAATTATAGTATATGTCTCCCGGAAGGGATACCGAATATAGCAAACCGTCCGTGTACTTGTAATAGTAATCGAATTTTAGTCCCACTCGATTATCAAACATATCCATGTCAAGCCCGATATCATATTGTTTTGTTTTCTCCCACGTCAATTCCGGAGCGATGTTTTCTCCCGGTTCTGCCAGCGTTACTCCATTGAAACTCCCTCCTTCCATTTTCACGATACCATGCGCCAAGTATGCGTCATCAAATATCTGGCCGGAAGTCCCGTAGCTTGCTCGAACTTTTCCCCAAGAGAGCCAACGCTCTGTCCATTTTTTTATGAACGACTCCTCTGAGAAAGCCCATCCTAACGCTATTGACGGGAACTTTGCCCAGCGGTGATTCTCCCCAAAAGTAGACGAACCATCCTGACGGTAAGTAAATTCAACAAGATAACGTCGTTTGTAGTTATAACCGATACGGCCAAAATAACTAACCATAGTTTTCTCCTTAAAATTAGACTCGTAAGTTGTCAAGGGCCTATACCGCGGGCTTGTGGCTGTTCCGTAATTATGAATTCCGCCTTCCACCTGAACCGGATAATAGTAAACATAATCACTTCCACTTCTCCTCCCCGAACCTTGCATAGAGAACTCTTGGTCTTTGGAAACACTCAATCCAAGCAACAATTCGATATTATGTTTTTCCCGAATGCTTGTATTGTAGCGTAATAACTCTTCAGTCAAAAGAGAAATTTTTCGAAGCATACCGCCTTTAGAGTAATTTTCGTTAAACTGGGGATCTAACGTACTGGGGCGGAATTGATTCAAATTTCCTTGCGTAAAATCAAGCATACCGGAAACAGAAATGGATAAACCTTTCAAAATCTCGTATTCCATCAACAAACTTCCTTGCGCCCGATAGTCATCTGCCCGGGAACGCTCCC
The window above is part of the Butyricimonas paravirosa genome. Proteins encoded here:
- a CDS encoding RagB/SusD family nutrient uptake outer membrane protein, which encodes MKKIFIYLLLFSALWNTGCEGVLEVEPENSVTYTNYFKTVQDAEAILAGCERKIKMIKMPMGAMYYVATAHCGAGLLVDVYDYQIDAYRSMAPSRYECSVSSCYAIIEQAHMLLDNAHRFEISEEELRPYLQQAHFARAIGYFELAREWGEVPIVTDYVNYPPVPQSPVSEVFDEVEKSALIAFELPIYEELTDGYGKPRTSKQYASKGAAAALLAQLYAWRAAVENKPEYWKEAEKYCTMIIEGKVGHYALATDPHEVCNVVMKGESSEGIWEILNTIASGEFDPNYGFGQDAYYEQTFFSTYPVRTESNMGPDPDNYSTQFYKERVNRMYDKEDMRRDAYFYAVDADSLYVIYNQASGEMVQKYVVKENGRSRYYRLNRSTWKVEEENGLLGAGETISAAYDNRRIDMAFLQKYRFPYYAKEDNSLEPFYMGMEMNRVVWRLADIYLLRAECRAYQGKANAEDDLNIIRHRAYGNDNHKYTTAEGDIKLAIFREREKEFLFEDNRWYDVVRNGFNHLNGHTDYDYIRNELSEAYADLTDQDIRDGALYLSFSSYIFVNNELIRQNVYWNQKVQ
- a CDS encoding SusC/RagA family TonB-linked outer membrane protein, which produces MMKLTFFFLMLGLLEVHASVKAQVKTVNLDVRNMPLKEVFGELKKQTELDFFFSNEELDMNSRVTIQVEKADLMDVLARILGRSYQVEIIKGMVIIKPAIEIDSVRVKSITLRGFVRDVKKQPLPGVTIQLSGTSVGVATDVNGWFAVKLPVLKGKLEFSYVGYQKIVMEFTEKMGKDTLQVVLKEDVAALDEVVVRAYSTQNKKEVVSSIATITAEEMKELPAASFISMLQGRLPGLNIVNQSGAPGSAADVAIRGYNSLVSVLGNSANGASDNQPLYVVDGMPMQSFVSPQTGTNTLADLDPSMIESVSVLKDAAAAAIYGSRAANGVILITTKKGKAGYNKFIVNGSYSVSKMLEYPEQTGGRMERRIKSLWIENQRGSTYNSSMGSYVYPTSYEEAWENGGTSSYDGWWGNGTVSAASKKKKPLYQDSLNPFYNNQTNWYKYATRTANVKNVNLQVSGGSDKFQYMLGAGYYDETGIMLNSRYARANVLFNLSAQPVPHLRIDGRVYGAYMDRSFNSGSMISNRYEGMTVNPREMSTLLLGGGVVEEDWLKVQNGERSRADDYRAQGSLLMEYEILKGLSISVSGMLDFTQGNLNQFRPSTLDPQFNENYSKGGMLRKISLLTEELLRYNTSIREKHNIELLLGLSVSKDQEFSMQGSGRRSGSDYVYYYPVQVEGGIHNYGTATSPRYRPLTTYESNFKEKTMVSYFGRIGYNYKRRYLVEFTYRQDGSSTFGENHRWAKFPSIALGWAFSEESFIKKWTERWLSWGKVRASYGTSGQIFDDAYLAHGIVKMEGGSFNGVTLAEPGENIAPELTWEKTKQYDIGLDMDMFDNRVGLKFDYYYKYTDGLLYSVSLPGDIYYNSTQMQNALEVSNEGIEFDVQADIFRESAVKWRTKFNVSRNWNRFEKSANGRDIGNLIQGRPVNAFNVYVDDGYFQNEDEVPRYYNMQGDEKYLSNDRLITISAKTGYSNLVGTPKIMDLNGDGVINNKDRMFYGTSLPMAHGGWANEISWKNFDLNVLFNITLSRQMRNNNAWTLTQGNPVFVDLRGVSFWSKEGDNTTYGRIGTYAESLRSQIEKVNSVSLKQITLGYNLPKQFVKKIRLSEARVFVTGENIFYWSNYSGGNPEVISVYTGVDDGGQYPLPQKWTIGLTLNF